A genomic stretch from Sulfurimonas sediminis includes:
- a CDS encoding FmdE family protein, protein MNYPQFFDAVQSIPLKDPLAQVLGAFENGEYEITYLEVVKAAGHSCPTVAGAYIMASEALKVLYPTQRAVRGNIKVEFKESLEDGVAGVVGNVIAHITGATDKSGFKGLNGQFARHSLMFFNANIDSSARFTRVNTGKSVDVNYNPSTVPASPEMMPLMQKLTSGAATPEEVKHFGELWQERVQRIFENLEEVVKVTEL, encoded by the coding sequence ATGAATTATCCACAATTTTTTGATGCCGTACAAAGCATACCACTCAAAGACCCTTTGGCGCAGGTTTTAGGCGCTTTTGAAAACGGAGAATATGAAATAACATACTTAGAAGTTGTTAAAGCCGCAGGGCACTCTTGCCCGACGGTTGCCGGTGCCTATATAATGGCAAGCGAAGCACTGAAAGTTTTATATCCAACTCAGCGGGCAGTCCGTGGCAATATAAAAGTAGAATTTAAAGAGTCGTTAGAAGATGGCGTTGCCGGTGTTGTCGGTAATGTTATTGCACATATTACCGGGGCGACAGACAAAAGCGGATTTAAAGGCTTAAATGGACAGTTTGCACGCCACTCTCTTATGTTTTTTAATGCAAATATAGATTCATCCGCAAGATTTACGAGAGTAAATACAGGAAAAAGTGTAGATGTAAATTATAATCCTTCGACGGTACCTGCCTCACCGGAGATGATGCCGTTGATGCAAAAACTGACTAGCGGAGCAGCCACTCCTGAAGAAGTCAAACATTTTGGTGAATTATGGCAGGAGAGGGTACAAAGAATTTTTGAAAATTTAGAAGAAGTTGTCAAAGTTACGGAGTTGTAA
- the sppA gene encoding signal peptide peptidase SppA, producing MELLKRIFSPIAAIMNYIQNHFKAMLFVLILILLFAPASEKEFTSYNLEKINLSGPIMDAADVVQKINKAAHNSAVKGVLLIVNSPGGAVSPSVEIAYAIKRLKEQKPVIAYAKGTMASGSYYASIWADKIIANPGSMIGSIGVIMQGADLSGLMNKIGIKSQVVKAGLYKQIGTPDRPWKKYEVAELNKVIQGTYDMFTKDVADARHLDLNKRDTYANAHIFTAAQAKKVGLIDSIGVEYDAKNALAKLSGVLHPVWNKEDKFDKLLKKLSASTAVILNTYFPDLILK from the coding sequence ATGGAATTATTAAAAAGAATATTTTCTCCCATAGCAGCAATTATGAACTATATCCAAAACCATTTCAAGGCCATGCTCTTTGTGCTGATTTTGATTTTACTCTTTGCTCCGGCAAGTGAAAAAGAGTTTACAAGCTATAATTTGGAAAAAATCAATCTCAGCGGTCCGATTATGGATGCCGCAGATGTTGTACAAAAAATAAATAAAGCTGCACACAACAGTGCTGTAAAAGGTGTCTTGCTCATTGTCAATTCTCCCGGCGGTGCCGTTTCGCCTTCTGTCGAAATCGCGTATGCCATCAAAAGACTAAAAGAGCAAAAGCCTGTCATAGCCTATGCCAAAGGCACTATGGCAAGCGGAAGCTATTATGCAAGCATCTGGGCTGATAAAATCATAGCAAATCCGGGCAGCATGATAGGCAGTATCGGAGTTATTATGCAGGGGGCCGACTTAAGCGGTCTGATGAACAAAATCGGTATAAAATCTCAAGTGGTAAAAGCCGGTCTCTATAAACAGATAGGCACACCGGACAGACCGTGGAAAAAGTACGAAGTCGCTGAGTTGAACAAGGTTATTCAAGGAACATATGATATGTTTACGAAGGATGTTGCCGATGCAAGACATTTGGATTTGAACAAAAGAGACACCTATGCAAATGCCCATATATTTACGGCAGCACAGGCGAAAAAAGTCGGTCTCATTGACAGTATTGGTGTCGAATATGATGCAAAAAACGCCTTGGCAAAGTTAAGCGGTGTTTTACATCCCGTATGGAACAAAGAAGACAAGTTTGACAAACTGCTCAAAAAACTGTCCGCTTCAACAGCTGTGATTTTAAATACCTACTTCCCTGATTTGATTTTAAAATAA